Proteins co-encoded in one Cytophaga hutchinsonii ATCC 33406 genomic window:
- a CDS encoding heavy metal translocating P-type ATPase yields MQETIKNDAEDQNQKAVDQKHDHGSGSESDHDHDAVDTEEEKADGFKKYLPAIISFVLLIGGIIADNQVTKFQRLEFFQGYVRLAYYLIPYLLIGWPVLKKAYRSILRRDFFNEFMLMSIATLGAFYIKEYPEGVAVMLFYQIGELFQDAAVQRAKRSIKALLDIRPDEVNVLRNGKAEKVHPTKVAIGETIQIKSGEKIALDGELLSEKASFNTAALTGESKPDNKYKGEPVLAGMINLDTVSEVKVTALFKDSKLSKILELVQDATAKKAKTQLFISRFARRYTPVMVFLAIAITVVPSFFVDNYVFNDWLYRALVFLVISCPCALVVSIPLGYFGGIGLASRNGILFKGSNYLDVMTGIDTVVMDKTGTLTKGVFKVQQVEPSNIEKDSLLKYTAALETHSTHPIAKAVVAYVALKDLPNAENVEEIAGYGLKGTVEGKQILVGNLKLLSKFNIAFDEQIKNITDTIVVTAIDGKYAGYLTIADEIKEDALEAIKALHGLGIKTVMLSGDKQAVVDAVAKTLGIDAAYGDLLPEGKVEKVQALKNEGKKIAFVGDGVNDAPVVALADAGIAMGGLGSDATIETADIVIQNDQPYKIFSAIKIGKLTKRIVWQNISLAFAVKVIVLILGAGGLATLWEAVFADVGVALLAILNAVRIQKIKL; encoded by the coding sequence ATGCAAGAAACTATTAAAAACGATGCTGAGGACCAAAACCAAAAAGCAGTCGATCAAAAACACGATCACGGTTCTGGCAGTGAGAGTGACCATGATCACGATGCAGTAGATACAGAGGAAGAAAAAGCTGACGGATTTAAAAAATATCTTCCCGCTATAATTTCCTTCGTACTACTAATCGGAGGAATTATTGCCGATAACCAGGTAACTAAATTTCAAAGGCTGGAATTCTTCCAAGGATATGTCAGGTTAGCCTATTATCTTATACCCTATTTGCTCATTGGCTGGCCTGTGCTGAAAAAAGCATACCGATCTATCTTGCGTCGTGACTTCTTTAATGAGTTCATGTTAATGAGCATAGCTACTCTTGGAGCATTCTATATCAAGGAATATCCGGAAGGAGTTGCCGTAATGCTATTTTATCAGATTGGAGAATTATTCCAGGATGCTGCGGTGCAACGGGCTAAAAGATCCATAAAAGCGCTGCTGGATATTCGTCCGGATGAGGTAAATGTACTTAGGAATGGCAAAGCGGAAAAAGTACATCCTACTAAAGTAGCTATAGGTGAAACCATTCAAATCAAGTCCGGTGAAAAAATTGCATTAGATGGGGAGCTCCTTTCTGAAAAAGCATCCTTCAATACTGCTGCGCTAACTGGTGAAAGCAAGCCGGATAATAAGTATAAAGGTGAGCCTGTATTGGCAGGCATGATTAATCTTGACACTGTATCTGAGGTAAAAGTAACTGCTCTATTCAAAGACAGTAAATTGTCCAAGATACTGGAACTCGTACAGGATGCAACAGCAAAAAAAGCAAAGACACAGCTCTTTATTTCACGATTTGCACGCAGGTATACACCTGTAATGGTGTTCCTTGCTATTGCGATTACTGTTGTACCTTCTTTCTTTGTAGACAATTATGTTTTCAATGATTGGCTGTATAGAGCATTGGTATTTCTTGTTATTTCCTGCCCTTGTGCATTAGTTGTATCTATTCCTTTAGGATATTTCGGGGGTATTGGATTAGCCTCACGCAATGGTATCCTGTTTAAAGGCTCTAACTATTTAGATGTCATGACCGGTATTGATACTGTAGTAATGGACAAAACAGGAACGCTAACAAAAGGTGTTTTTAAAGTTCAGCAAGTAGAACCCAGCAATATTGAAAAAGATTCTCTTTTAAAATATACAGCTGCATTAGAGACACATTCAACACATCCTATTGCAAAAGCAGTTGTTGCATATGTAGCTCTTAAAGATTTACCGAATGCTGAAAATGTTGAGGAAATTGCAGGGTATGGATTAAAAGGTACTGTAGAAGGGAAACAGATATTAGTAGGGAATCTAAAATTATTGAGCAAATTCAATATTGCCTTTGATGAACAAATTAAGAACATCACTGACACCATAGTTGTAACAGCCATAGACGGGAAGTATGCAGGCTATTTAACCATTGCAGATGAAATCAAGGAAGATGCCTTAGAAGCCATAAAGGCATTGCATGGACTAGGTATTAAGACTGTTATGCTTTCGGGCGATAAGCAGGCTGTAGTAGATGCTGTCGCAAAGACATTAGGTATTGACGCTGCTTATGGCGATTTGCTTCCTGAAGGTAAAGTAGAAAAAGTACAGGCCCTTAAAAATGAGGGGAAGAAGATAGCATTTGTAGGAGATGGTGTTAACGATGCACCAGTTGTAGCTTTAGCAGATGCTGGAATTGCAATGGGTGGTTTGGGTTCGGATGCTACGATTGAAACTGCTGACATTGTTATTCAAAATGATCAGCCATACAAAATCTTCTCTGCTATTAAAATCGGCAAGCTTACTAAAAGAATTGTATGGCAAAACATATCGCTAGCATTTGCTGTAAAAGTTATTGTATTGATTTTAGGTGCTGGAGGTTTGGCAACCTTATGGGAAGCTGTATTTGCCGATGTTGGTGTTGCTCTGTTGGCAATATTGAATGCTGTACGTATTCAAAAGATAAAATTATAG
- a CDS encoding ArsR/SmtB family transcription factor: protein MGLTKTDNFNTAQNRTAVLMKALGHPARIAILEFLIKKNACICNDIVEELPLSQATVSQHLKELKEAGLIKGDIEGKSICYCIDAKVWKEAQKIFNKLFDAYKGESCC, encoded by the coding sequence ATGGGATTAACAAAAACAGATAATTTTAATACAGCTCAAAATAGAACGGCTGTTTTGATGAAAGCATTGGGACATCCTGCACGAATTGCCATACTCGAGTTCCTAATTAAAAAGAATGCATGTATCTGTAATGATATTGTTGAAGAATTACCACTTTCTCAGGCAACTGTATCTCAACATTTAAAAGAGCTAAAGGAAGCAGGGTTGATAAAGGGAGACATCGAAGGCAAGAGTATTTGCTATTGCATAGATGCTAAAGTCTGGAAAGAAGCTCAGAAAATATTTAATAAATTATTTGATGCATATAAAGGGGAAAGCTGTTGTTAA
- a CDS encoding CusA/CzcA family heavy metal efflux RND transporter, protein MLDKIIHFSIKNKLIIGVFTLALIIWGCWSATKLPIDAVPDITNNQVQVITSSPSLAAQEVERLISFPVEVNMANIPGLIEVRSISRFGLSVVTVVFDDATDIYWARQQVSERLKSATDQIPKGVGVPEMGPVSSGLGEIYQYVIHPKKGYENKYTPMELRTIQDWIVRRQLLGTKGVADVSSFGGFVKQYEISINPDKLRSMNITIGEVFSALETNNQNTGGAYIDKQPNAWFIRTEGLATSIEDIQKVVVKNTNNGTPILIRDVAVVQFGHAVRYGAMTRNNDGEVVGAIVMMLKGANSNEVIGNVKERIEQIRKTLPEGVEIEAFLDRTNLVNRAIHTVSKNLIEGALIVIFVLVLFLGNLRAGLVVASVIPLAMLFALSMMNLFGVSGNLMSLGAIDFGLIVDGAVIIVEATLHHIVSKRYTHKLSQDELDNEVFESASKIRNSAAFGEIIILIVYLPILALVGIEGKMFKPMAQTVAFAILGAFILSLTYVPMISALLLSKNPSHKKNISDKMMDFFYKIYSPAIHFAIKRKIAVVLTSLLLFAVSLFIFMNMGGEFIPTLDEGDFAVETRVLTGSSMMETVDASLKAGEILTKQFPNEVKEVIGKIGAGEIPTDPMPIEACDLMVILKDKDEWTSATTRDELANKMQEALEDIPGVNFGFQQPIQMRFNELMTGAKQDVAIKIYGEDLDILTQQANQLGKIIQTINGAKDLYVEKVTGLPQILVKFDRDKVAQFGLNIEEMNRIVSTAFAGESAGVIYEGERRFDLVLRLNKENRQSIEDVQNLFVTTADGHQIPLSQIAEISFKVGPNQIQRDDTKRRITVAFNVRGRDVESIVKEIQDKVQAQLKLPSGYYLTYGGQFKNLVEAKARLSVAVPIAMALIFILLYFTFNSFKQSILIFTAIPLSAIGGVFALWLRDMPFSISAGVGFIALFGVAVLNGIVLLGEFNSLKKEGLTNLTDIILKGTQTRLRPVLMTATVASLGFLPMALSHGSGAEVQKPLATVVIGGLLSATLLTLLVLPVLYILSENGFKFKTPKVAVILVPLLFMMGMPSLLKAQAPQILSLEQAMQTAVQNNYSIKAAQYNVDYNKNLKGTSTDIGKTSATLMYGQYNSYYNDNNFTISQTIPFPTTMHRQAQYYNAALKSAEYNKDMSENELIRNVKTAYYALQFSKARRTFLLKQDSIFVVFLRSADLRLRTGESNALEKATAESQLYEIRTLIAQNDADIIIYQNQLKTLLNTNDDITTQGITLDKRTLLIGADSAAVNGNPALRYFTQQVQVAEAAKNVERSRLMPDITLGYFNQSLYGTPNYQDPTVVANGTSRFQGVTIGVAIPIWAKPQLAKIKANEAYKNVAQANLDLYEKNLQGEYAQAFQSYLKFKNSLEYYETNALPTADIITKNALANYQSGNIGYIEFSQGLNRALSIQTNYLDIVSQYNQSIINIEFLIGNK, encoded by the coding sequence ATGCTTGATAAAATCATTCATTTCTCAATAAAAAACAAACTCATAATTGGTGTCTTTACATTGGCATTAATTATTTGGGGATGTTGGTCAGCAACAAAGCTGCCTATTGATGCCGTACCTGACATCACAAACAATCAGGTACAAGTAATCACTTCAAGTCCATCACTGGCTGCCCAGGAAGTGGAAAGGTTAATTTCATTTCCTGTAGAAGTTAACATGGCTAACATACCTGGCTTAATAGAAGTGCGTTCTATTTCCCGCTTTGGGCTATCAGTAGTAACAGTTGTCTTTGATGATGCAACAGATATTTACTGGGCAAGACAACAGGTGTCAGAAAGACTGAAATCTGCTACCGATCAAATACCTAAAGGTGTTGGTGTCCCTGAAATGGGGCCGGTAAGTTCTGGCCTAGGGGAAATTTATCAATACGTGATACATCCTAAAAAAGGCTACGAAAACAAATATACTCCAATGGAACTCCGTACGATTCAAGACTGGATTGTACGAAGACAATTATTGGGAACGAAAGGTGTAGCTGATGTAAGTAGTTTCGGAGGGTTTGTAAAACAATACGAAATATCAATAAATCCGGATAAGCTGCGTAGTATGAATATTACGATAGGAGAAGTTTTTTCAGCCTTAGAAACAAATAATCAAAATACGGGCGGAGCTTATATTGATAAGCAACCAAACGCTTGGTTTATAAGAACAGAAGGTCTTGCTACTTCAATAGAAGATATTCAAAAAGTAGTAGTGAAAAATACAAACAATGGCACCCCCATTCTTATTCGTGATGTAGCTGTAGTACAATTTGGACATGCCGTCCGTTATGGAGCTATGACAAGGAATAACGATGGTGAAGTGGTAGGTGCGATTGTTATGATGCTTAAGGGAGCTAATTCGAATGAAGTAATAGGCAACGTTAAAGAACGAATTGAGCAGATAAGAAAAACGCTTCCTGAAGGTGTTGAGATCGAAGCTTTTCTTGACAGAACAAATTTAGTTAATAGAGCAATTCATACAGTATCTAAAAACTTGATTGAAGGTGCTCTTATAGTAATTTTTGTACTTGTTTTATTTTTAGGAAATCTTCGTGCTGGTTTAGTAGTAGCATCTGTCATACCATTAGCAATGCTATTTGCACTTTCTATGATGAATCTTTTTGGGGTTTCAGGAAACTTAATGTCTCTAGGTGCAATAGATTTCGGATTAATCGTTGATGGAGCTGTAATTATTGTAGAAGCAACCTTACATCATATTGTAAGCAAGCGATACACTCATAAGCTTTCTCAAGATGAGTTAGACAACGAAGTATTTGAATCCGCTTCCAAAATCAGAAACTCTGCTGCTTTTGGAGAAATCATTATACTCATTGTATATCTTCCAATTCTTGCTCTTGTTGGTATTGAAGGTAAAATGTTTAAACCGATGGCGCAAACAGTAGCCTTTGCAATATTAGGTGCTTTCATATTGTCTCTTACTTATGTGCCAATGATTTCAGCATTGCTTTTAAGTAAAAACCCATCTCATAAGAAAAATATTTCAGATAAGATGATGGATTTTTTCTACAAAATTTATTCCCCTGCTATTCATTTTGCCATCAAAAGAAAAATAGCTGTGGTATTAACATCCCTCCTGCTTTTTGCAGTGAGCTTATTTATTTTCATGAATATGGGTGGTGAATTTATACCAACATTAGATGAAGGTGATTTTGCCGTTGAAACTCGTGTACTAACTGGAAGTTCAATGATGGAAACAGTAGATGCTTCTTTAAAAGCTGGAGAAATTTTAACAAAACAATTTCCAAATGAAGTGAAGGAAGTAATCGGAAAAATTGGTGCCGGAGAAATCCCCACTGATCCGATGCCCATTGAAGCATGTGATTTGATGGTCATACTAAAAGATAAGGATGAATGGACAAGTGCAACCACACGCGATGAGCTGGCCAATAAGATGCAGGAAGCGTTAGAAGATATTCCTGGGGTAAATTTTGGTTTTCAGCAGCCTATACAGATGCGATTCAATGAACTCATGACCGGGGCAAAACAGGATGTAGCTATCAAAATTTATGGTGAGGATTTGGATATACTCACACAACAAGCAAATCAACTCGGTAAAATCATACAGACAATCAATGGTGCTAAAGATTTGTATGTCGAAAAGGTAACAGGATTACCACAAATACTTGTAAAATTTGATAGAGATAAGGTAGCACAATTTGGTTTAAACATTGAGGAGATGAATCGAATTGTAAGTACAGCTTTTGCTGGCGAGTCAGCAGGTGTTATATATGAAGGTGAAAGACGTTTTGATTTGGTATTAAGGTTGAATAAAGAAAACCGTCAGAGCATTGAAGATGTACAAAACTTATTTGTAACAACTGCTGATGGCCATCAAATTCCGTTGAGCCAGATTGCAGAAATAAGCTTTAAAGTAGGTCCAAATCAAATACAGCGTGATGATACAAAACGACGTATTACAGTCGCATTTAACGTTAGAGGAAGAGATGTTGAAAGTATTGTTAAAGAGATACAGGATAAAGTACAAGCGCAATTAAAACTTCCTTCAGGATACTATTTAACCTATGGTGGACAGTTTAAAAACTTAGTAGAAGCTAAAGCTCGCTTATCTGTAGCTGTACCTATTGCAATGGCTCTCATATTTATATTGCTGTATTTTACTTTCAATTCCTTTAAGCAAAGCATTCTGATTTTTACAGCTATCCCTCTTTCTGCTATTGGTGGTGTGTTTGCCTTATGGTTGCGTGATATGCCTTTCAGTATTTCGGCAGGTGTAGGTTTCATTGCCTTGTTTGGAGTAGCAGTATTAAACGGCATCGTTTTATTAGGTGAATTTAATAGTCTTAAGAAAGAGGGTTTAACTAACCTAACAGATATTATATTAAAAGGAACCCAAACAAGATTAAGACCCGTTCTTATGACTGCGACAGTTGCTTCCCTAGGCTTTTTGCCTATGGCATTGTCTCATGGGTCTGGAGCTGAGGTACAAAAGCCTTTGGCAACTGTTGTAATTGGAGGATTATTGTCTGCAACATTACTTACTTTATTAGTATTGCCCGTGTTGTATATCCTGTCTGAAAATGGATTCAAATTTAAGACTCCTAAAGTTGCTGTAATACTAGTGCCTCTACTATTTATGATGGGAATGCCAAGCTTATTAAAAGCGCAGGCTCCTCAAATCCTTTCTTTGGAACAGGCAATGCAAACTGCTGTGCAAAATAATTATAGTATAAAAGCAGCTCAGTATAACGTTGATTATAATAAAAATTTAAAAGGGACATCAACGGATATAGGAAAGACGAGCGCTACTCTTATGTATGGGCAGTATAATAGTTATTACAATGACAATAACTTTACGATTTCACAAACAATACCATTCCCTACTACTATGCACAGACAAGCTCAGTATTACAATGCTGCACTTAAAAGTGCAGAATATAATAAGGACATGTCAGAAAATGAATTGATACGAAATGTTAAAACTGCATACTATGCATTGCAATTTTCAAAAGCACGCAGAACTTTTTTACTAAAGCAGGATAGCATTTTTGTTGTCTTCCTTAGGTCAGCAGATCTTCGCTTACGAACAGGAGAAAGCAATGCGTTGGAAAAAGCTACTGCTGAAAGCCAGCTGTATGAAATTCGGACATTAATTGCACAGAATGATGCAGATATTATCATTTATCAGAATCAACTTAAAACACTGCTGAACACGAATGATGATATTACCACCCAGGGGATTACTCTTGATAAAAGAACGCTGTTAATTGGTGCGGATTCAGCTGCTGTAAACGGCAATCCGGCATTACGTTATTTTACTCAACAGGTACAAGTTGCTGAAGCGGCTAAAAATGTGGAACGTTCACGTTTGATGCCCGACATTACCTTGGGATATTTTAATCAAAGCTTATACGGCACACCTAATTATCAAGATCCTACAGTCGTTGCGAATGGGACTAGTCGTTTTCAGGGTGTAACGATAGGTGTTGCCATTCCTATTTGGGCCAAACCTCAGTTAGCTAAAATTAAGGCTAATGAAGCATATAAAAATGTAGCACAAGCCAATTTGGATCTTTACGAAAAAAACTTACAAGGTGAATATGCTCAAGCGTTTCAGTCATATTTAAAATTCAAAAACAGTCTTGAATATTATGAAACTAATGCGCTACCTACAGCCGACATTATAACCAAAAATGCGTTGGCTAACTACCAAAGCGGCAACATCGGTTATATTGAATTCTCTCAAGGCTTAAACAGAGCCTTAAGTATTCAGACAAATTACTTAGACATTGTAAGCCAATACAATCAATCAATCATTAACATTGAATTCCTTATCGGAAATAAATAA
- a CDS encoding DUF305 domain-containing protein has product MKSKNTLVKTILASVIVTAIISLSSCKKDDPAEPSGLKVQAHNDNEMMKIMHKMSHSMDTMTKMNNVDHDFAMMMKMHHQGALDMANYELVHGDNPAMKTKANQIISAQTAEIAELNAFLNNHMDMDNTNSTEYNMVVMASMEKMAKGADLEVITGDSDNDFAALMITHHQSATEMAQAQIDYGKDADLKEMAKKMIKDQEMEISEFQDWLLNNKPY; this is encoded by the coding sequence ATGAAATCAAAGAACACACTTGTCAAAACTATCTTGGCATCCGTAATCGTTACCGCAATTATATCTCTATCTTCTTGTAAAAAGGATGATCCAGCCGAGCCGAGTGGATTAAAGGTTCAAGCCCATAATGATAATGAGATGATGAAAATAATGCACAAAATGTCTCATAGCATGGATACGATGACCAAAATGAATAATGTAGATCATGATTTTGCAATGATGATGAAAATGCATCACCAAGGTGCATTGGATATGGCAAATTACGAATTGGTACATGGTGATAATCCTGCAATGAAAACAAAAGCAAATCAGATAATATCTGCACAAACGGCTGAAATTGCAGAGTTGAATGCATTTCTGAACAATCACATGGATATGGATAATACAAACTCAACTGAATATAATATGGTTGTTATGGCCTCCATGGAAAAAATGGCAAAAGGGGCTGATCTTGAAGTTATCACTGGCGACTCGGACAATGATTTTGCTGCACTTATGATTACACATCATCAAAGTGCTACTGAAATGGCTCAGGCACAAATAGACTACGGTAAGGACGCAGATTTAAAGGAAATGGCAAAAAAAATGATTAAAGATCAAGAAATGGAAATTTCTGAGTTTCAGGATTGGTTATTAAATAATAAGCCTTATTAA
- a CDS encoding HYC_CC_PP family protein, translating to MKRLTSILLLVIYFAFNIGLVINKHYCSGKVISVSFSDAKKGMCGICGTKKMNKNCCKDTQTNLSIDDNQISSHTNFNFIGVYTNAIVPFLSYLIEVPAYSNSIEHTGQFYAFETGPPKIPIYLRLHTLII from the coding sequence ATGAAAAGACTTACCAGCATATTGCTCCTTGTTATTTACTTTGCCTTCAATATAGGCTTAGTAATAAATAAGCATTATTGTAGTGGTAAAGTTATTTCAGTTTCGTTCTCGGATGCTAAAAAAGGGATGTGCGGTATTTGTGGCACAAAAAAAATGAACAAAAATTGTTGCAAGGATACTCAAACAAACCTTTCAATTGACGATAATCAAATAAGCTCGCATACAAATTTTAATTTTATTGGTGTATATACTAATGCAATAGTACCGTTCTTATCTTACCTAATTGAAGTGCCTGCTTATTCTAATAGTATAGAACACACAGGTCAATTTTATGCATTTGAAACAGGACCTCCTAAAATACCCATCTACCTTAGGTTACATACGCTTATTATTTAA
- a CDS encoding DUF6660 family protein codes for MRFWLSILSLYIIALTTMPCPDAITCQEMKSNNSYSDKNHDHSEDETDLCSPFCVCSCCGCSGFLLTIAKIYFKDEVKINTPFFVFFYRSEFISSYYYSFWQPPKIALS; via the coding sequence GTGAGATTCTGGTTATCCATATTAAGCCTATACATAATAGCATTGACGACAATGCCATGCCCTGATGCTATTACGTGTCAGGAAATGAAATCTAATAACTCATATTCAGATAAAAATCATGATCATAGTGAAGATGAAACAGATTTATGTTCGCCTTTTTGCGTCTGCTCTTGTTGCGGGTGTTCAGGTTTTTTATTGACAATAGCAAAAATTTATTTTAAAGATGAGGTTAAAATAAATACACCATTTTTTGTTTTCTTTTACCGCTCAGAGTTTATTTCCTCTTATTACTATTCCTTCTGGCAGCCGCCTAAAATTGCCCTTTCCTAA
- a CDS encoding arsenite methyltransferase translates to MKNNNQDVKEMVQQKYSEIANQSKVQNETSCCGAGSCGTYTIMSEDYSGLDGYNPDADLGLGCGLPTEYAKIKKGDTVVDLGSGAGNDAFVARTLTGEEGEVIGIDMTEAMIQKAKGNTEKLGFTNVAFRLGDIEDIPLSSKRADVVVSNCVMNLVPDKAKAFSEVFRILKPLGHFSISDIVLKGDLPDAIKKEGEMYAGCVSGAIKKSEYLGILAEQGFVNITVQKEKEIIIPVEVLSQYLSQEEINSYKEKGMGIYSITVYAERPDASCGCDPRATCC, encoded by the coding sequence ATGAAAAATAATAATCAAGATGTAAAAGAAATGGTTCAGCAGAAATACTCCGAGATTGCAAACCAATCAAAAGTACAAAACGAAACCAGTTGTTGCGGTGCAGGAAGCTGTGGCACATACACCATCATGAGTGAAGACTATTCAGGATTGGATGGATATAACCCAGATGCAGATTTAGGTCTTGGTTGCGGACTTCCTACGGAGTATGCTAAGATAAAGAAAGGGGATACAGTTGTTGACCTGGGCTCAGGTGCGGGTAATGATGCCTTTGTAGCAAGAACGTTAACAGGTGAAGAAGGTGAGGTTATAGGAATTGATATGACGGAAGCCATGATTCAGAAAGCTAAAGGAAATACTGAGAAGTTGGGCTTTACAAATGTAGCATTCAGATTGGGTGATATTGAAGATATTCCATTGTCTTCTAAACGTGCAGATGTTGTTGTAAGTAATTGTGTAATGAACTTAGTACCTGATAAGGCAAAGGCTTTTTCAGAGGTATTTAGAATATTAAAGCCACTCGGACATTTTAGTATTTCAGACATAGTGTTAAAAGGCGATTTACCTGATGCGATAAAAAAGGAAGGTGAAATGTACGCAGGGTGTGTATCAGGAGCGATAAAGAAAAGCGAGTATTTAGGAATATTAGCTGAGCAGGGATTTGTAAATATCACAGTTCAAAAGGAAAAGGAAATTATCATTCCTGTAGAAGTGCTGTCACAATATTTATCTCAGGAAGAAATAAATAGCTATAAAGAAAAAGGTATGGGTATCTATAGCATCACGGTATATGCTGAAAGACCCGATGCTTCTTGTGGATGCGATCCGAGAGCAACATGTTGCTAA
- a CDS encoding four-helix bundle copper-binding protein, translating into MYSSQLCQLCADICNKCAEECEKHGSHMDHCKKCAESCRACAEECNHMITLISA; encoded by the coding sequence ATGTATAGCTCACAATTATGTCAGCTATGCGCAGATATTTGTAATAAATGTGCTGAAGAATGTGAAAAACACGGCAGTCACATGGATCATTGCAAAAAGTGCGCAGAATCTTGTAGAGCCTGTGCAGAAGAGTGTAATCATATGATAACACTTATCTCGGCATAG
- a CDS encoding efflux RND transporter periplasmic adaptor subunit codes for MKKTLYKIVIIIAASCILYSCGNKSEKAVEEHHEEEEGKVELNNAQFKSAGIEFGKVELKNISSTISVNGVLDVPPQNMVSLSALMGGFIKSTILLQGMRVKKGQVIATIQNTDFIQIQTEYLENIQKLKFLELEYKRQEELSKENVASAKIFQQASSDYNSLQATIGGLEEKLKILNIDPTTLTKSTIRSIVNIYSPINGYVTTVNINIGRFVNPQDVICEIVDTEHLHAELTVFEKDISKIKIGQKLRFVLVNESGKERTASIYLINHQISPERTIRVHAHIDTEDPNLMPNMYLKALIEIGEGNKTTALPEKAIVNVGDKFYIFIKDDGHSHEHTETKHEEGTETHAEGEEKHSATEEVKHEEEQAFKAIEIQKGITQNGYTEVILPEGFEIDHAKVVINGAYALLSKMNNSEEEGHAH; via the coding sequence ATGAAAAAGACACTATATAAAATCGTAATTATCATTGCAGCCAGCTGCATACTTTATTCCTGCGGAAACAAGTCAGAAAAAGCAGTTGAAGAACATCATGAAGAAGAGGAAGGAAAAGTAGAATTAAACAATGCACAATTTAAAAGTGCAGGGATTGAGTTTGGTAAAGTAGAACTAAAAAATATTAGTTCCACCATTTCTGTTAATGGGGTATTGGATGTCCCTCCTCAAAACATGGTATCTTTATCGGCACTTATGGGAGGATTTATAAAATCTACCATTCTATTACAAGGCATGCGTGTAAAAAAAGGCCAGGTAATTGCTACGATTCAGAATACAGACTTCATACAAATTCAAACTGAATATTTAGAGAATATTCAAAAATTGAAATTTTTAGAGTTAGAATATAAAAGACAGGAAGAACTTTCAAAAGAAAATGTAGCCTCAGCCAAAATTTTCCAACAAGCAAGCTCAGACTATAACAGTTTGCAAGCCACTATTGGAGGTTTGGAAGAAAAATTAAAGATTTTAAATATTGATCCTACAACTTTAACTAAATCTACAATCAGAAGTATCGTAAATATTTATTCTCCAATAAATGGATACGTAACAACAGTAAATATAAACATTGGCAGGTTTGTAAATCCACAAGACGTCATTTGTGAGATAGTCGACACAGAACACTTACATGCTGAGCTAACTGTGTTTGAAAAAGACATTTCAAAAATAAAAATTGGACAGAAACTTAGATTCGTTCTTGTCAATGAAAGTGGCAAAGAACGTACAGCATCCATATATTTAATCAATCATCAAATTTCTCCTGAAAGAACCATACGTGTGCATGCGCACATTGACACGGAAGATCCGAACCTAATGCCAAACATGTATCTAAAAGCATTAATAGAGATTGGTGAAGGTAATAAAACAACTGCGCTACCTGAGAAAGCTATAGTAAATGTTGGAGATAAATTCTATATCTTCATAAAAGATGATGGCCATAGCCATGAACACACAGAAACAAAACATGAAGAGGGTACAGAAACTCATGCAGAAGGCGAAGAAAAACATTCAGCAACTGAAGAGGTAAAACATGAAGAAGAGCAAGCTTTTAAAGCCATTGAAATACAAAAAGGTATTACTCAGAATGGCTATACAGAAGTAATACTCCCAGAGGGTTTTGAAATAGATCATGCTAAAGTAGTTATAAACGGTGCTTATGCGCTGCTTTCAAAAATGAACAATTCAGAAGAAGAAGGTCACGCTCATTAA